From a single Rhabdothermincola sediminis genomic region:
- a CDS encoding metal-dependent transcriptional regulator, which translates to MATYRTPEWHPAFEEYCEAIFELREDDVEVIQARIAERLEVSRPAVSEMIRRLERAGLVGVDGGAIRLTDEGLQLAERVVRRHRLAERFLTDVLGLSWAEAHVEAGKWEHVISDRVEAAMTRLLGEPTTCPHGNPIPGTAYTPPATVALNEVEVGSAFTVSRIPEELEFTPGLLEFLEESSLQPGMSGVVTASSPDGTTTVEIDGKHVGIGSFASGRILVTTT; encoded by the coding sequence ATGGCGACCTACCGCACGCCGGAGTGGCACCCCGCCTTCGAGGAGTACTGCGAGGCGATCTTCGAGCTGCGCGAGGACGACGTGGAGGTCATCCAGGCCCGGATCGCGGAGCGCCTCGAGGTGTCGCGGCCGGCGGTCTCGGAGATGATCCGCCGCCTGGAGCGGGCCGGCCTGGTGGGTGTCGACGGGGGCGCCATCCGCCTCACCGACGAGGGGCTGCAGCTCGCGGAGCGGGTGGTGCGCCGCCACCGCCTCGCCGAGCGGTTCCTCACCGACGTGCTCGGGCTGTCCTGGGCCGAGGCCCATGTCGAGGCCGGGAAGTGGGAGCACGTGATCTCCGACCGTGTCGAGGCCGCGATGACCCGGCTGCTGGGCGAGCCGACCACCTGTCCGCACGGCAATCCCATCCCCGGCACCGCCTACACCCCGCCCGCCACGGTTGCCCTCAACGAGGTCGAGGTCGGGTCGGCGTTCACCGTGTCGCGCATCCCGGAGGAGCTCGAGTTCACGCCCGGGTTGCTCGAGTTCCTCGAAGAGTCGTCTCTGCAACCCGGCATGAGCGGTGTCGTCACCGCGTCGTCGCCGGACGGCACCACCACGGTGGAGATCGACGGCAAGCACGTGGGCATCGGCTCGTTCGCCAGCGGGCGGATCCTGGTCACGACCACCTGA